One segment of Castanea sativa cultivar Marrone di Chiusa Pesio chromosome 3, ASM4071231v1 DNA contains the following:
- the LOC142630008 gene encoding uncharacterized protein LOC142630008: MKISNYFLLLPLPLTLIIFFLVFSLQPNTVTNPPTPKNPTYSSGDLKIRPGYGSYEFYIQHQLNKTLNPKLRKIWTTSDWERKVRVFAKFFQLLKQRQLLHNHSKALSIGARVGQEVEALRRVGVSDSVGIDLVPCPPLVIKGDFHNQPFDNDTFDFEFSNVFDHALYPQKFVAEIERTLKPDGVCVLHVALSGRPDKYSANDLFSVKPLMEMFKGSKLVHIRKVDGFGLDTEVVFQKKKIIKPSSS; the protein is encoded by the coding sequence ATGAAAATATCCAattactttcttcttcttcctctccctcTCACTCTGATTATCTTCTTCCTTGTCTTCTCTCTCCAACCCAACACCGTTACCAATCCACCAACGCCGAAAAACCCGACTTATAGCTCCGGGGACCTCAAAATCCGACCTGGATACGGCTCCTACGAATTCTACATACAACACCAACTCAACAAGACCCTTAACCCCAAACTCAGAAAAATATGGACAACCAGTGATTGGGAACGAAAAGTTCGAGTCTTTGCGAAATTCTTCCAACTTTTAAAGCAACGGCAACTCCTCCATAACCATTCCAAAGCGCTTTCTATTGGGGCCCGTGTCGGCCAGGAGGTTGAAGCCTTGAGACGTGTCGGCGTGTCTGACTCTGTGGGGATCGACTTGGTGCCGTGTCCTCCGCTTGTGATCAAAGGAGACTTTCACAACCAGCCTTTCGACAATGACACCTTCGACTTTGAGTTCTCAAACGTGTTTGATCACGCGCTGTACCCGCAAAAGTTCGTGGCCGAGATCGAACGGACGTTAAAGCCTGATGGGGTGTGTGTGTTACACGTGGCGTTGTCTGGGCGGCCGGATAAGTACTCTGCCAATGATCTTTTTAGTGTGAAACCATTGATGGAGATGTTCAAGGGGTCCAAGCTTGTTCATATTCGGAAAGTAGATGGGTTCGGGTTGGATACAGAGGTCgtgtttcaaaaaaagaaaattatcaaaCCATCCTCATCGTGA